One Dreissena polymorpha isolate Duluth1 chromosome 9, UMN_Dpol_1.0, whole genome shotgun sequence genomic window carries:
- the LOC127843888 gene encoding uncharacterized protein LOC127843888: MKVFQKVKVGFLMVGHTHEDIDQVFSRVASWIRRRDMVTLQDLVDNLRDSQEPSPIVEQLTCYDYKHSLEGCRGLIQGIATPHHFIMTEMDGKVALRYRDWPGSPDHHLDIAGYIPQNFDAVGVTTNPKVLGEIQQMSADMVKWQATGRLSTTAVEWWTRYLAGVSDEREPCVPFVDTLPRQQPWSPPQQELATFLLSAARGQAAHVSRQVCLKIKKKRCNYCNNEIPPALSF, from the exons ATGAAGGTTTTCCAAAAG GTGAAAGTGGGCTTTCTGATGGTTGGCCACACCCACGAAGATATTGATCAGGTCTTCAGCAGAGTTGCATCATGGATACGACGGCGGGACATGGTCACCCTGCAGGACTTGGTGGACAACCTCAGGGATAGTCAGGAGCCATCCCCTATTGTGGAGCAACTAACATGCTACGATTATAAGCATAGCCTTGAAGGCTGCAGGGGCCTGATTCAGGGTATTGCAACCCCACACCATTTCATAATGACAGAAATGGATGGGAAGGTGGCCCTGCGCTACCGTGACTGGCCAGGATCACCAGACCACCATCTTGACATTGCTGGGTATATCCCACAGAACTTTGATGCGGTTGGTGTCACCACCAATCCCAAAGTTCTTGGCGAGATACAGCAAATGTCAGCTGACATGGTGAAATGGCAGGCAACAGGGAGGTTGTCAACAACTGCTGTTGAGTGGTGGACAAGGTACTTGGCAGGAGTGTCAGATGAAAGGGAACCTTGTGTTCCCTTTGTTGATACCCTTCCAAGGCAACAGCCATGGTCACCTCCACAGCAGGAGTTAGCCACCTTTCTGTTGAGTGCTGCCCGGGGTCAGGCTGCACATGTCAGCCGTCAAGTATGCttgaaaattaagaaaaaaaggtGTAATTATTGTAATAATGAAATTCCTCCAGCTCTCTCATTTTGA